From Brienomyrus brachyistius isolate T26 chromosome 18, BBRACH_0.4, whole genome shotgun sequence, one genomic window encodes:
- the LOC125713224 gene encoding aggrecan core protein-like yields MECGGPTKTLVSTEPGTFPIILGGSPIKSLLSTESSTFPIILGDGPTKFLLSTESGTFPSILGEGPTKLLLSTESGTFPIILGGGPTTPLLSTESSIYPIIFEGGPTKPLLSTEYGTFPSILSEGPTKLLLSTESGTFPSILGSDPTKPLLSTESGTFPIILGGSPTRPLLSTESGTFPIILGGSPTRPLLSTGSGTFPIILGGGPTTPLLSTESSIYPIIFDSGPTKPLLSTECGTFPSILGGGPTKPLLSTESGTFPIILGGSPTKPLLSTESGTFPSILGGGPTKPLLSTESGTFRIILGGDPDTCFRFLKLLTEGV; encoded by the coding sequence ATGGAGTGTGGCGGCCCCACTAAGACTCTGGTGTCAACAGAGCCCGGTACATTTCCCATCATCCTCGGCGGCAGCCCCATTAAATCTCTGCTGTCAACGGAGTCCAGTACATTTCCCATCATCCTCGGCGATGGCCCCACTAAGTTTTTGCTGTCAACAGAGTCTGGTACATTTCCCAGCATCCTCGGCGAAGGCCCCACTAAGCTTTTGCTGTCAACAGAGTCCGGTACATTTCCCATAATCCTTGGCGGCGGCCCCACTACGCCTCTGCTGTCAACAGAGTCCAGTATATATCCCATCATCTTTGAAGGCGGCCCCACTAAGCCTCTGCTGTCAACAGAGTATGGTACATTTCCCAGCATCCTCAGCGAAGGCCCCACTAAGCTTTTGCTGTCAACAGAGTCTGGTACATTTCCCAGCATCCTTGGCAGTGACCCCACTAAGCCTCTTCTGTCAACAGAGTCCGGTACATTTCCCATAATCCTTGGCGGTAGCCCAACTAGGCCTCTTCTGTCAACAGAGTCCGGTACATTTCCCATAATCCTTGGCGGGAGCCCCACTAGGCCTCTTCTGTCAACAGGGTCCGGTACATTTCCCATAATCCTTGGCGGCGGCCCCACTACGCCTCTGCTGTCAACAGAGTCCAGTATATATCCCATCATCTTTGACAGCGGCCCCACTAAGCCTCTGCTGTCAACAGAGTGCGGTACATTTCCCAGCATCCTCGGTGGTGGCCCCACTAAGCCTTTGCTGTCAACAGAGTCCGGTACATTTCCCATCATCCTCGGCGGCAGCCCCACTAAGCCTCTGCTGTCAACAGAGTCCGGTACATTTCCCAGCATCCTCGGCGGTGGCCCCACTAAGCCTTTGCTGTCAACAGAGTCTGGTACATTTCGCATCATCCTTGGTGGTGACCCAGACACTTGTTTCAGGTTTCTGAAACTTCTCACTGAAGGTGTGTGA